The following proteins come from a genomic window of Helicobacteraceae bacterium:
- a CDS encoding toll/interleukin-1 receptor domain-containing protein gives MADNRGAPYVFISYSHENAKLVLSIIESIVDKGYAVWYDKSIDISSTWTDNIGRAIIECEVVVAFISKESVASKYVRNEIEFALSKNKRVIPVYLDGMEILPPGLALGLNATQGVVGKKEVSEIAKQICAGLEFNAVQRDRDAFERGKRKKTPALAKVAAVVCALALICGGGYFFVKSVFRNAYEITLDKQIYLPAERIATRIAEVTPEMIVSRAVIGVWDKDERNVSSYKSYKLLSDPPPFLRAPVETGEYEVRIYASYISESSDEPKSAAAFSVAKDSLGAFEISLVEDECVSEGEIHVNVKGVSQKMIDDRPIVGLYRVSAPHDGHIEYVPVRSEQGLLWFNCPLNEGEYEIRAYSNSDVWEAETLVASVKLLAVKQ, from the coding sequence ATGGCGGACAACAGAGGAGCGCCTTACGTATTTATCAGCTATTCGCACGAAAACGCGAAGCTGGTTTTATCAATTATCGAATCGATTGTGGATAAAGGCTACGCCGTCTGGTACGACAAGAGCATAGATATATCTTCCACCTGGACGGACAATATAGGTCGGGCGATTATCGAATGCGAAGTAGTCGTCGCCTTTATCTCCAAAGAGTCTGTGGCGAGCAAATATGTGCGAAACGAAATCGAATTTGCTTTGAGCAAGAATAAACGCGTCATTCCCGTATATCTCGACGGCATGGAGATTTTACCGCCCGGCTTGGCGCTCGGATTAAACGCCACGCAAGGCGTGGTGGGCAAAAAAGAGGTCTCCGAGATCGCCAAACAAATTTGCGCTGGTTTGGAGTTCAACGCCGTGCAACGCGATCGCGACGCGTTTGAGCGAGGCAAACGCAAAAAGACGCCGGCGCTTGCGAAAGTCGCGGCGGTCGTTTGCGCTTTGGCGCTAATATGCGGCGGCGGTTATTTTTTTGTTAAAAGCGTATTCCGCAACGCTTACGAGATAACGCTAGACAAGCAAATATATCTGCCCGCCGAACGGATAGCGACGCGAATAGCCGAAGTTACCCCAGAAATGATCGTTAGCCGCGCGGTTATCGGCGTTTGGGATAAAGACGAGCGGAACGTTTCGTCGTATAAATCTTACAAACTGTTAAGCGATCCGCCGCCGTTTTTAAGAGCGCCTGTCGAGACGGGCGAATACGAGGTTCGCATTTACGCTTCGTATATTAGCGAGAGTTCCGACGAGCCAAAAAGCGCCGCCGCGTTTTCAGTCGCCAAAGACTCTTTGGGCGCGTTTGAGATATCTCTTGTCGAGGACGAATGCGTTTCGGAAGGAGAAATTCACGTTAACGTAAAGGGCGTTTCGCAAAAGATGATCGACGATCGACCTATTGTAGGGCTTTACAGGGTCTCGGCGCCGCACGATGGTCATATAGAATATGTGCCGGTGCGCTCCGAACAAGGTCTTCTCTGGTTCAACTGCCCGTTAAACGAAGGCGAATACGAGATTAGGGCGTATTCCAACTCCGACGTATGGGAAGCCGAAACGCTTGTGGCGTCCGTGAAATTGTTAGCGGTAAAACAATGA
- a CDS encoding Hsp20/alpha crystallin family protein: MIVQRFDPFQEFRRHMLEAFSDKNDVTPNLAGFTPAVSVRETDLAYLIALDLPGVDKDAISVDLKDNALNISGERKFEEEVKEEDFYRLETRYGRFERRFSLPDNADADAIEAAYKNGVLTLTLPKIQSKGAKQISVN, encoded by the coding sequence ATGATAGTTCAAAGATTTGATCCTTTTCAGGAGTTTCGCCGCCATATGTTGGAGGCTTTTAGCGATAAAAACGACGTAACGCCTAATCTTGCCGGCTTTACGCCCGCCGTTAGCGTTCGCGAAACCGACTTGGCGTATCTGATCGCGCTCGATCTGCCGGGCGTCGATAAGGACGCGATCTCGGTCGATCTAAAGGACAACGCGCTGAACATAAGCGGCGAAAGGAAGTTTGAGGAAGAGGTTAAAGAGGAGGATTTCTACCGCCTAGAGACCCGTTACGGACGATTCGAGCGGCGTTTTAGCCTGCCCGATAACGCCGACGCCGACGCGATTGAAGCCGCGTATAAAAACGGCGTTTTGACCCTAACGCTTCCCAAGATTCAATCCAAAGGCGCGAAACAAATTAGCGTCAACTAA
- the cadA gene encoding cadmium-translocating P-type ATPase → MKCDHCGLETSPSAAICDGERNFCCKGCQSVFHLLRDCNLGGFYDLKGAQTLDRPKENRKDLERFDSDSFVKRFISIKNNLFEVGLAIEGIHCAACVWLNEKIINRLDGVIEANINFTTNKAKILFDPAKIKLSKIVESIRSIGYDAAPYDPKLAEEGANKERKEYYTRLIVAVFAAMNVMWLAVARYLGLFSGMDEALARVIYAVEFCLATPTLFFSGWIFFRGGYYGLKNGFVTMDLLVATGASLTYFYSIYATLIGGAEPYFDSVTMIIAFVLIGKFLEVRAKKSAVDALDSVIASAPQEVTRVVGDRKERVAPETIAIGDIIESTAGERIVFDGAVLSGTAALDAASLTGESEPLIVGAGDKVIGGSINTDGVLLIRAEKDYEHSTFRAVYALLEGSLENRPMIANLANRLSRYFSSTILTIAALCFCAWFFALEASFDRALTITVSVIVIACPCALALATPIASVVGALEGAKRNILFRSANVLETLAKAKFLLLDKTGTLTIGKPRVIKADLREGFDAAKLLGLIGSSSHPVSKGVAEYLSPAAASPIANVRAIAGRGVAAENLLGGNEALMRENGVRVGETTGDGSRFYFAENGVLRAEFLLADTLKTDALEAIEELKAAGLSAAILTGDTKNAAEATAEALGIGDLHWALLPQDKAALVDRYREKGVVIMAGDGINDAIALAKANVAVAMHGGADISISASDLVLLKDSLSDLAFAVKLSKKTYRVIKQNIALSVIYNACLIPLACMGYIIPLIAALSMSFSSLLVVGNSLRIKSIGGKRA, encoded by the coding sequence ATGAAGTGCGATCACTGCGGGCTTGAAACGTCGCCTAGCGCGGCGATTTGCGACGGCGAACGCAACTTTTGCTGCAAGGGCTGCCAGAGCGTTTTTCATCTTTTGCGCGATTGCAATTTAGGCGGATTTTACGATCTAAAAGGCGCTCAAACCCTCGATCGCCCCAAAGAGAACCGAAAGGATTTGGAGCGCTTTGACTCGGATAGTTTCGTCAAGCGTTTTATTTCGATCAAAAACAACCTTTTCGAGGTCGGATTGGCGATCGAAGGCATACATTGCGCCGCGTGCGTCTGGCTGAACGAAAAGATAATCAACCGTTTAGACGGCGTGATCGAGGCGAATATTAACTTCACCACCAATAAAGCCAAAATACTATTTGATCCCGCGAAAATAAAATTAAGCAAGATTGTCGAGTCAATCCGATCGATCGGATACGACGCCGCGCCCTACGATCCAAAGCTCGCCGAAGAGGGGGCGAACAAGGAGCGCAAAGAGTATTACACCCGTCTGATCGTGGCGGTTTTCGCCGCTATGAACGTCATGTGGCTGGCTGTGGCGCGCTATCTAGGGTTGTTTAGCGGAATGGACGAGGCGCTAGCGCGCGTGATTTACGCGGTAGAGTTCTGCCTTGCCACGCCCACGCTCTTTTTTAGCGGCTGGATTTTCTTTCGCGGCGGCTACTACGGGCTGAAAAACGGCTTTGTTACGATGGATCTGCTTGTGGCGACGGGCGCTAGTTTGACCTATTTTTACTCCATATACGCTACGTTGATCGGCGGCGCGGAGCCGTATTTTGATTCGGTAACGATGATTATCGCCTTTGTGTTGATCGGCAAGTTTCTGGAGGTGCGCGCGAAAAAAAGCGCGGTTGACGCGCTCGATTCCGTTATCGCCTCCGCGCCGCAGGAGGTAACGCGCGTCGTCGGCGATCGTAAAGAGCGCGTAGCGCCCGAAACGATCGCGATCGGCGATATTATCGAGTCGACGGCGGGCGAGCGGATCGTCTTCGACGGCGCGGTTTTGAGCGGAACGGCGGCGCTGGACGCGGCGAGTTTGACGGGAGAAAGCGAGCCGCTGATCGTAGGGGCTGGCGACAAGGTTATAGGCGGCTCTATCAATACCGACGGCGTGTTGCTGATTCGCGCCGAAAAGGATTACGAACATTCGACCTTCCGCGCCGTTTACGCCTTGCTGGAGGGATCGTTAGAAAACCGCCCGATGATCGCGAATCTGGCAAACCGCCTTTCGCGCTACTTTTCTTCTACGATCCTAACGATCGCCGCGCTCTGTTTTTGCGCGTGGTTTTTCGCGCTTGAGGCTAGTTTTGATCGCGCCCTGACGATTACCGTGAGCGTTATCGTAATCGCATGCCCGTGCGCTCTGGCGCTGGCTACGCCAATCGCGAGCGTGGTCGGCGCGCTGGAGGGCGCAAAGCGCAATATCCTTTTTAGAAGCGCGAACGTCCTAGAAACGCTGGCGAAAGCTAAGTTTTTGCTGCTGGATAAAACCGGAACGCTTACGATCGGCAAACCGCGCGTAATCAAAGCCGATCTGCGCGAGGGCTTTGACGCGGCTAAGCTCTTAGGGTTAATCGGTTCGAGCTCGCACCCCGTTTCAAAGGGCGTGGCGGAGTATCTAAGCCCCGCCGCCGCCTCGCCGATCGCGAACGTCAGAGCGATCGCCGGTCGCGGCGTGGCGGCTGAAAATCTGCTAGGCGGCAACGAAGCCTTAATGCGTGAAAACGGCGTGCGCGTAGGCGAAACAACCGGCGATGGATCGCGTTTTTACTTCGCCGAAAACGGCGTTTTGCGGGCGGAGTTTTTGCTTGCGGACACGCTTAAAACGGACGCGCTCGAAGCGATCGAAGAGCTTAAAGCGGCGGGTTTAAGCGCGGCTATTTTAACGGGCGATACGAAAAACGCCGCCGAAGCGACCGCCGAAGCGCTTGGAATCGGCGATCTGCATTGGGCGCTTTTGCCGCAAGATAAAGCCGCGCTAGTCGATCGCTACCGCGAAAAGGGCGTCGTCATAATGGCGGGCGACGGGATTAACGACGCGATCGCGCTGGCTAAAGCCAACGTCGCGGTCGCCATGCACGGCGGCGCGGATATATCGATAAGCGCGAGCGATCTCGTGTTGCTTAAAGATAGTCTAAGCGATCTGGCGTTCGCGGTAAAACTTAGTAAAAAAACCTACCGCGTTATCAAGCAGAATATCGCCCTAAGCGTTATTTACAACGCCTGCCTTATCCCGCTTGCGTGCATGGGTTACATTATTCCGCTGATCGCGGCTTTATCGATGAGTTTTAGTTCGCTGTTAGTCGTGGGCAACTCGTTAAGAATCAAATCGATCGGCGGCAAGAGAGCTTAG
- a CDS encoding RecB-like helicase, with protein sequence MSKFRPYLACEASAGSGKTYLLSLRYVALLLLGAAPERILCLTFTNKAANEMLERIAKLLEGVSNGEQTAELAEIADQLGCAPNELQKRVADVYRAFLRADTNIMTLDAFFSRILRRFSLYIGLSPLFDVGAIDEDEAIDAFLIEAQKQGLIGDFLRFLLETEQNVQNGFAIFAKLYERAQTLERQNPIDRGKIEAAKDAAFAAFSRIKAAALESGEISQSGKKALEANNLSEALERANVWIAKPSLADYMYFKKVFTPQMDERFADFKAALKRYFDLKEQNALSRLAALYDCFTQSRSALKKRKRLLDFADITHFAHALLTSELNKDFFYFRLDARIEHLLIDEFQDTSPIQFEILRPIIEEFAAGSGTARIKSFFYVGDQKQSIYRFRGGAPYLFNYVASRYANIERQTLENNYRSLSVVVEFANRVFAPLFTDFTPQKPRRSERGLVRTICAEDPKEAILQIVGELLENKVAPESIAVLVWKNEDGETIAESLRERFCDLSVITETTQKLNRRREVLAIYEALKYLYFDRNALYLANANALATREFDLNGVNLDDTPLGVCATIARRFGFADPDTLNFLEWTAKLNFVEEVIYGFEALEINAAPSAQSGLRALTTHKAKGLEFAHTIVSDRLSAPNPRKDRLIFDNESARSAPIRWRQRRREYADEDYAEALKLQKEAENRNRLNELYVALTRARDSLFIVKKPKNSIFDPLDLREESLGEPYFPQAAAQKQTPPEAIEIRPRKLGAQSAFVKNRETFYGDSKARDFGLALHYALETMGDFDAPDIDAAIESARNRYGLNAPIDEVKTRVNSLLANSNFRDIIRRGRRYKEATLTLEGEAMRLDLLIDAKEGWIVIDYKSGKPNLSHDKQVKKYLDALKTATGRDAKGYIAYIGEQTSLKALA encoded by the coding sequence GTGAGTAAATTTCGTCCGTATCTCGCGTGCGAGGCGAGCGCCGGCAGCGGCAAAACCTATCTGCTCAGTCTTCGTTATGTCGCGCTGCTTTTGTTGGGCGCCGCGCCGGAGAGGATTTTATGCCTGACTTTTACCAACAAAGCGGCAAACGAGATGCTTGAAAGGATCGCCAAGCTGCTAGAAGGCGTCTCTAACGGCGAGCAAACGGCGGAGTTAGCCGAAATAGCCGATCAGCTTGGCTGCGCTCCAAACGAGCTGCAAAAAAGAGTCGCCGACGTATATAGGGCGTTTTTACGCGCCGACACAAACATTATGACGCTAGACGCGTTTTTCAGCCGTATTTTGCGGCGGTTTTCGCTATATATCGGACTCTCTCCGCTATTTGACGTAGGAGCAATAGACGAGGACGAGGCGATCGACGCGTTTTTAATCGAGGCGCAAAAACAAGGGTTGATCGGCGATTTTTTACGATTTTTACTAGAAACGGAGCAAAACGTTCAAAACGGCTTCGCGATCTTCGCCAAACTCTACGAGCGGGCGCAAACGCTTGAACGCCAAAATCCGATCGATCGCGGCAAGATCGAGGCGGCGAAAGACGCGGCTTTTGCGGCGTTTTCGCGAATAAAAGCGGCGGCGCTTGAAAGCGGCGAAATAAGCCAAAGCGGCAAAAAAGCGCTGGAGGCGAACAATCTTTCGGAGGCGCTAGAGCGCGCCAACGTTTGGATCGCCAAACCGAGCCTCGCCGACTATATGTATTTTAAAAAAGTTTTCACTCCGCAAATGGACGAGAGGTTTGCGGATTTCAAGGCGGCGTTAAAGCGCTATTTCGATCTTAAAGAGCAAAACGCGCTCTCAAGACTCGCCGCTTTATACGACTGCTTTACGCAGAGCAGATCGGCGCTGAAAAAACGAAAGCGGCTGTTGGATTTCGCGGATATAACGCATTTCGCGCACGCGCTGCTAACTAGCGAGCTGAATAAGGATTTTTTCTACTTCAGGCTAGACGCGCGAATCGAGCATCTGCTGATCGACGAGTTTCAGGACACGTCGCCGATACAGTTTGAAATTCTGCGTCCGATTATCGAAGAGTTTGCCGCCGGTTCGGGAACGGCGCGGATCAAATCGTTCTTTTACGTCGGCGATCAAAAACAGTCGATCTACCGTTTTCGCGGCGGCGCTCCTTATCTGTTTAACTATGTCGCGTCCAGATACGCGAACATAGAGCGCCAAACGCTGGAGAATAACTACAGAAGCCTTAGCGTCGTCGTGGAGTTCGCCAATCGCGTTTTCGCGCCGCTATTTACGGATTTCACGCCGCAAAAACCGCGCCGAAGCGAACGCGGGCTAGTCAGAACGATATGCGCCGAAGATCCAAAAGAGGCGATTTTGCAAATCGTGGGCGAGCTGCTGGAAAATAAGGTCGCGCCGGAATCAATCGCGGTCTTGGTTTGGAAAAACGAGGACGGCGAGACGATCGCCGAAAGTCTGCGCGAGCGGTTTTGCGATCTAAGCGTGATCACGGAAACGACGCAAAAGCTAAATCGCCGACGCGAGGTTTTGGCGATATACGAGGCGCTAAAATACCTCTACTTCGATCGCAACGCGCTCTATTTAGCAAACGCGAACGCGCTCGCAACGCGCGAGTTCGATCTAAACGGCGTCAATCTCGACGATACGCCGCTTGGCGTTTGCGCTACGATCGCGCGGCGTTTTGGCTTTGCCGATCCCGATACGCTTAATTTTTTGGAGTGGACGGCGAAACTTAACTTTGTCGAGGAGGTTATCTACGGTTTCGAGGCGCTTGAAATCAACGCGGCTCCAAGCGCGCAAAGCGGGCTTCGCGCGCTGACGACGCATAAGGCGAAGGGGCTGGAGTTCGCGCATACGATCGTATCGGATCGGCTTAGCGCTCCAAATCCGAGAAAAGATAGATTGATATTTGATAACGAAAGCGCGCGATCCGCTCCGATTCGCTGGCGGCAACGGCGGCGCGAATACGCGGACGAGGATTACGCCGAAGCGCTAAAACTGCAAAAAGAGGCGGAAAATCGCAATCGGCTAAACGAATTATACGTGGCGTTAACGCGCGCGCGCGATTCGCTGTTCATCGTCAAAAAGCCCAAAAACTCTATCTTTGATCCGTTGGATTTGCGCGAGGAAAGTTTGGGCGAGCCGTATTTTCCGCAAGCGGCGGCGCAAAAGCAAACGCCGCCGGAAGCCATCGAGATACGCCCGCGAAAACTAGGAGCGCAAAGCGCTTTCGTTAAGAATCGAGAAACGTTTTACGGCGATAGCAAAGCGCGCGATTTTGGCTTGGCGCTACACTACGCGCTGGAAACGATGGGCGATTTTGACGCGCCCGATATAGACGCCGCGATCGAAAGCGCGCGAAACCGCTACGGCTTGAACGCGCCGATCGACGAGGTGAAAACGCGCGTTAATTCGCTACTGGCTAACTCGAACTTTCGCGATATAATAAGACGCGGCAGGCGTTATAAAGAGGCGACGCTGACGCTAGAAGGCGAAGCGATGCGTTTAGATCTGCTTATCGACGCTAAGGAGGGCTGGATCGTGATCGATTACAAAAGCGGCAAACCAAACCTGTCGCACGACAAACAGGTTAAAAAATATCTCGACGCGCTCAAAACCGCCACCGGACGCGACGCGAAAGGCTATATCGCCTATATCGGCGAGCAAACTAGTTTGAAGGCGCTCGCGTGA
- a CDS encoding toll/interleukin-1 receptor domain-containing protein has product MAAKQFAFVSYSHKNARAALAIVDRVAKAGYEVWCDRGIKVSSTWTDEIARAIERCEVFIVFLSKDSALSLFVRSEIEYAFQKRKKIVPVYLDPIEELPPGLAIGLNAIQGIVGSSYATLAQKICAALSQNGVYNSSKPSAKKRLAIALTLIGAVLIAFGVLFAFHRDAVEGFAAKLGVNAAPIKTLPLAKNEYAPAEPITFKTDKTIQDKIKNGAIAGVTRVGASDKEWIIIKEIAKPSAPILVRAPGFAGEYEARIYALDGALIAAKRFSVSEGAPVGYKIGIGKNAYAPNEKFSAKIDGVKKDAIDSRMVVGVWHVWADGGDAITKRIVDKKNASIAFVAPSSSGRYEIRAYNNGEILTEATLMARAQINVRKLSETQGVK; this is encoded by the coding sequence TTGGCGGCAAAACAGTTTGCGTTTGTTAGTTATTCCCATAAAAACGCGAGAGCGGCCTTGGCGATCGTCGATCGCGTTGCGAAAGCCGGTTACGAAGTATGGTGCGATCGCGGCATAAAGGTCAGCTCCACGTGGACGGACGAGATCGCTAGAGCCATCGAAAGGTGCGAGGTTTTCATCGTCTTTTTATCCAAAGACTCCGCGCTATCGCTTTTCGTGCGCAGCGAGATCGAATACGCCTTCCAAAAGCGCAAAAAGATAGTCCCCGTCTATTTGGATCCGATAGAGGAACTGCCGCCCGGTTTGGCGATCGGGTTAAACGCCATTCAGGGGATTGTGGGTTCTAGTTACGCGACGCTCGCGCAAAAAATTTGCGCCGCATTGTCGCAAAACGGCGTTTATAACTCTTCCAAACCTTCCGCAAAAAAGAGGCTCGCCATCGCTTTAACGCTGATCGGCGCGGTTTTGATCGCTTTTGGCGTTCTGTTCGCGTTTCATCGCGACGCGGTAGAGGGCTTCGCCGCCAAATTAGGCGTAAACGCCGCGCCGATCAAAACTCTTCCGCTCGCAAAAAACGAATACGCGCCCGCCGAACCCATTACGTTCAAAACGGATAAAACCATTCAAGACAAGATTAAAAACGGCGCGATCGCGGGAGTAACTCGCGTCGGCGCGAGCGATAAAGAGTGGATAATCATCAAGGAGATCGCAAAACCGTCCGCGCCTATTCTCGTGCGCGCGCCCGGTTTCGCGGGCGAATACGAGGCGAGAATCTACGCTTTGGACGGCGCGTTAATAGCCGCCAAACGATTTAGCGTATCCGAAGGCGCGCCCGTCGGATACAAGATTGGGATAGGCAAAAACGCCTACGCGCCAAACGAAAAATTTTCGGCGAAGATCGACGGCGTGAAAAAAGACGCGATCGACAGCCGTATGGTCGTAGGCGTTTGGCACGTCTGGGCGGATGGAGGAGACGCGATTACAAAAAGGATCGTCGATAAGAAAAACGCCTCGATCGCGTTTGTCGCCCCAAGTTCGAGCGGGCGTTATGAGATCCGCGCGTATAATAACGGGGAAATTTTGACAGAAGCTACGTTAATGGCGAGAGCGCAGATAAACGTGCGAAAATTAAGCGAAACGCAAGGAGTCAAATAA
- a CDS encoding DHH family phosphoesterase, producing MTLKAIAAYDEVVIQCHDAPDPDTIACGFALWRFLTDKGVKVRLIYAGAQMTKPNVVLMVKALDIPLEHVSDLPRAKLLITVDCQYGAGNVTRFECDRFAVFDHHKREIPDSDDLVIFPRLGSCSTLIWNLLRKEGFNFADNATIATALVYGLITDTFEGAESLHPLDRDLAEFKGADMALIKKLKNSALTMDDLKTVALALSSSQLVGSIGALQSDACDPNLLGFACDIAKQVERFDCCVVYAPQNAGIKLSIRSSVRETMANELAAYITEDVGNGGGNSEKAGGYISLKALAGVSPMRFITDKIREYQSSYQLIYSNQRSIDFASMPSYRKLPIAIGFAPTTDIFNEGEPICIRTLEGDVDTYSSKDIYLMIGTEGEIYPILKSRFEASYAVLPDPYSLATEYEPTIINKSTGEKKLVVSSAKCCVARVNKIIRAAPLSKNAKLFTVWDTEKYFCGKVGDYIAAPIDDFNDPYIVKRDIFHKTYERI from the coding sequence ATGACGCTTAAAGCGATCGCCGCTTACGACGAGGTAGTAATTCAGTGCCACGACGCGCCCGATCCCGACACGATCGCTTGCGGTTTCGCGCTGTGGCGGTTTTTGACCGATAAAGGCGTAAAAGTTAGACTTATATACGCCGGAGCGCAAATGACCAAGCCAAACGTGGTTTTGATGGTCAAAGCGCTTGATATACCGCTAGAACACGTTAGCGATCTGCCGCGCGCAAAACTGCTGATAACGGTGGACTGTCAGTATGGCGCGGGCAACGTTACGCGCTTTGAATGCGATCGCTTCGCGGTTTTTGACCACCACAAGCGGGAGATTCCCGATTCCGACGATCTTGTTATTTTCCCGCGTCTTGGCAGTTGTTCGACGCTGATTTGGAATTTGTTACGTAAAGAGGGCTTTAATTTTGCCGACAACGCGACGATTGCCACCGCGTTGGTTTATGGATTGATTACCGACACGTTCGAAGGCGCGGAGTCGCTCCACCCGCTCGATCGCGATTTGGCGGAGTTTAAAGGCGCCGATATGGCGCTGATAAAAAAGCTCAAAAATTCCGCGCTGACTATGGATGATCTTAAAACGGTCGCGCTCGCGCTCTCCTCGTCGCAATTGGTCGGCTCGATCGGAGCGCTACAATCGGACGCGTGCGATCCTAATCTACTAGGCTTCGCCTGCGACATAGCCAAACAGGTGGAGCGCTTTGATTGTTGCGTGGTTTACGCGCCGCAAAACGCGGGCATAAAGTTGTCGATCAGAAGCTCCGTGCGCGAAACGATGGCAAACGAGTTAGCCGCGTATATAACCGAGGATGTGGGAAACGGCGGAGGCAATAGCGAAAAGGCGGGAGGGTATATCTCGCTAAAAGCGCTGGCTGGCGTTAGCCCTATGCGTTTCATAACGGATAAAATTAGAGAGTATCAATCGAGCTACCAGCTGATCTATTCGAATCAACGTTCTATCGATTTCGCATCTATGCCGAGCTATCGCAAGTTGCCAATCGCGATCGGATTTGCGCCCACGACCGATATTTTCAACGAGGGCGAGCCTATCTGCATCCGCACGTTAGAAGGCGACGTGGATACGTACAGCTCCAAAGACATATACCTAATGATCGGAACCGAAGGCGAAATCTATCCGATACTAAAAAGCCGATTTGAGGCGAGCTACGCGGTTCTGCCCGATCCGTATTCGCTCGCTACGGAATACGAGCCGACGATTATCAATAAAAGCACGGGGGAGAAAAAGCTGGTCGTTTCTTCGGCAAAATGTTGCGTCGCGCGCGTTAACAAGATAATCCGCGCCGCGCCGCTATCTAAAAACGCCAAACTCTTTACCGTTTGGGATACGGAGAAATACTTCTGCGGCAAAGTCGGGGATTATATCGCGGCGCCAATCGACGATTTTAACGATCCTTATATCGTTAAACGCGATATTTTTCATAAAACCTACGAGCGGATATAG
- the purE gene encoding 5-(carboxyamino)imidazole ribonucleotide mutase, with product MSAFVSVVLGSKSDWTLMQECAKTLERLGVAYEAIVASAHRTPDRVAQYVKEAEEGGALAFIAAAGMAAHLAGAIAARTTKPVIAVPIASGALNGIDALLSCVQMPSKIPAACVAINGAINAAYLAAQILALNDPKLARKLLEDRQNIGAQAELDSRSIEVRLARR from the coding sequence ATGAGCGCGTTTGTAAGCGTCGTTTTAGGTAGCAAAAGCGACTGGACGTTAATGCAAGAGTGCGCAAAAACGCTAGAGCGCCTGGGCGTGGCTTACGAGGCGATAGTCGCGAGCGCGCACAGAACGCCCGATCGCGTGGCGCAATACGTGAAAGAGGCGGAAGAGGGCGGCGCGCTGGCGTTTATCGCGGCGGCGGGTATGGCGGCGCATTTGGCGGGCGCGATCGCGGCGCGAACGACCAAGCCCGTTATCGCCGTTCCTATCGCCAGCGGCGCGTTAAACGGGATCGACGCGCTGCTTAGCTGCGTTCAGATGCCGTCTAAAATCCCCGCGGCGTGCGTGGCGATTAACGGCGCGATCAACGCGGCGTATCTAGCGGCGCAGATTCTGGCGTTAAACGATCCCAAGTTGGCTAGGAAATTGCTTGAAGATCGGCAAAACATAGGCGCGCAAGCGGAGCTTGATTCGCGATCGATCGAGGTTCGTTTAGCAAGGAGATAA